From Triticum urartu cultivar G1812 chromosome 2, Tu2.1, whole genome shotgun sequence, a single genomic window includes:
- the LOC125535885 gene encoding aspartyl protease AED3-like: MAGRLVLSVVVTLLAAAGAAAAESSCPATPPDAGATLQVSHAFGPCSPLGNAAAAPSWAGFLADQSSRDASRLLYLDSLAVAGRAYAPIASGRQLLQTPTYVVRARLGTPPQQLLLAVDTSNDAAWIPCSGCAGCPTTTPFKPAASTSYRAVPCGSPACSRAPNPSCSLNTKSCGFSLTYADSSLEAALSQDSLAVANDVVKSYTFGCLQKATGTAAPPQGLLGLGRGPLSFLSQTKDMYEGTFSYCLPSFKSLNFSGTLRLGRKGQPLRIKTTPLLVNPHRSSLYYVGMTGIRVGKKVVPIPPSALAFDPATGAGTVLDSGTMFTRLVAPAYVAVRDEVRHRIRGAPLSSLGGFDTCYNTTVKWPPVTFMFTGMQVTLPADNLVIHSTYGTTSCLAMAAAPDGVNTVLNVIASMQQQNHRVLFDVPNGRVGFAREQCTAA, encoded by the coding sequence ATGGCGGGTAGGTTAGTTCTGTCGGTGGTGGTGACTCTGCTAGCTGCGGCCGGGGCAGCCGCGGCGGAGTCGTCGTGCCCGGCGACGCCGCCGGACGCGGGGGCGACGCTGCAGGTGTCGCACGCGTTCGGGCCGTGCTCGCCGCTGGGAAACGCGGCCGCAGCGCCGTCGTGGGCGGGGTTCCTCGCGGACCAGTCCTCCCGGGACGCGTCGCGGCTGCTGTACCTCGACTCCCTCGCCGTGGCCGGGCGCGCGTACGCGCCGATCGCGTCCGGGCGGCAGCTGCTGCAGACGCCGACGTACGTGGTGCGCGCGCGCCTCGGCACCCCGCCGCAGCAGCTCCTGCTCGCCGTCGACACCAGCAACGACGCCGCGTGGATCCCCTGCTCCGGCTGCGCGGGCTGCCCCACCACCACGCCCTTCAAGCCAGCCGCGTCCACCTCGTACCGCGCCGTGCCGTGCGGCTCGCCGGCGTGCTCGCGGGCGCCGAACCCGTCCTGCTCGCTCAACACCAAGTCCTGCGGGTTCAGCCTCACCTACGCCGACTCCTCGCTGGAGGCCGCGCTGTCCCAGGACTCCCTCGCCGTCGCCAACGACGTCGTGAAGAGCTACACCTTCGGATGTCTCCAGAAGGCCACCGGCACGGCGGCGCCGCCGCAGGGCCTCCTCGGGCTCGGCCGCGGGCCGCTGTCGTTCCTGTCGCAGACCAAGGACATGTACGAGGGCACCTTCTCCTACTGCCTCCCGAGCTTCAAGTCCCTCAACTTCTCCGGCACGCTCAGGCTCGGCCGCAAGGGCCAACCGCTGCGCATCAAGACGACGCCGCTGCTCGTCAACCCGCACCGCTCCTCGCTCTACTACGTGGGCATGACCGGCATCCGCGTGGGCAAGAAGGTGGTGCCCATCCCGCCCTCCGCGCTGGCGTTCGACCCGGCGACGGGCGCCGGCACGGTGCTCGACTCCGGGACGATGTTCACCAGGCTGGTGGCGCCGGCGTACGTGGCGGTGCGCGACGAGGTCCGCCACCGCATCCGCGGCGCCCCGCTCTCCTCCCTCGGCGGGTTCGACACGTGCTACAACACGACGGTGAAGTGGCCGCCTGTCACGTTCATGTTCACCGGCATGCAGGTGACGCTACCGGCGGACAACCTGGTGATCCACAGCACGTACGGCACCACCAGCTGCCTGGCCATGGCGGCGGCCCCCGACGGCGTGAACACGGTGCTCAACGTCATCGCGAGCATGCAGCAGCAGAACCACCGCGTCCTGTTCGACGTGCCCAACGGCCGCGTCGGCTTCGCCCGCGAGCAGTGCACCGCGGCTTGA